GCGCGCAAATCGGCCAAGGAGATCGCGGCGCTCGAGGGCGCCGATCCGACCAGCCTGGAGATCGATGCCGACGAACTGCCGGTGATCGCGGTGCTCAAGCGCATGGCGCGCGGCGAGGACATCTCGAACGAGGAAGCCCATGAGGTGCTGGAAGGCCTCGACTCGGTGATCATCGGCGACCCCGAGCACTGCGCCAGGAAGGCGGCGCTCTATGCCGGCATCGGCGCCGACCGGCTGATGTGCCTGCTGCAGTTCGGCCGCATCCCGCACGAGGCGGTGCTGCGCAGCACGCGCCTGGCCGGAGAATATCTGATCCCGCAATTCGCCAAGCATCGCGCGAGCGCCGCCCAGGCGTGACGCATGGCGGAACGCCGGCGGCCCCGGCCGTTCAGCGTTCCGCCAGATGGCTGGCGACCAGCGCGTCGGCCGCGTCCAGCACGACCCGCGCCGGGCCGCCGGCCCCGAAGAGCTGGCCCGAGGCGTAGACGCCTTCGAACAGCAACATCAGCGCATCGCCGAGCCGGTCCGGCTCGCGCGCGCCCATCGCCGCGGCCAGTGCCGCGAGTCGGGCGCGGAACCGATTCTTGATGTCGCTCGCCACGATCCGCGCCGGATGCTTGCGGTCGGGGTATTCCACCGCTGCATTGGTGGTACCGCAGCCGCGATAGTCGCTCTTGCCCGCTTTTTGCTGGAGCTCCATGAGCCAGACGCGGAGCTGGCCCCGCGGATCGGCAGGGTTCGCGGCAACGGTCGCGTCGAAGCGCGCGATCCCCTCCTCGCCCATATGGCGCAGATAATCCGCCGCAAGCTCGTCTTTCGAGGGAAAACTGCGATAAAGGCTGGGTTTGGTGACGCCGGCGCGCGCCACGATCTCGTCGACGCCGACGGCGCGGATGCCCTGGCGATAGAAAAGATCGCGCGCGGATTCCCGGATGCGGTCGGCCGCGCGCTTGTGCGGCTTGGGAACCTTGCGGACGGACGGCACAGGCTTTCTTTTTGTCACAGCCCTTCGCCTTGACGGTGTTACCGAGCGGTACCTATATAGCGCCGCACAACGTACCGGTCGGTAACATAGGTCGGTACCCCTCTTGCCGCAAGCCGTCGGGGGACGGTCCGGCCTCGAGACGTTGCGCGACGCGGTTCGGCGCCTCGAACCGCACGGGGATAGCGCCGCCGGGCATCGGGTCCGGCGGAGAGTTCATTTCTGGAAGCCTCAAAGGCGTCTTTGCATGACCTGGATCGTCCGTGTAGCGCTGGAGAGACCCCTCACCTTCATCGTGATGGCGATCCTGATCGTCATCGTGGGTCCGCTGGCGGCGCTGTCGATGCCGACCGACATCTTCCCCGACATCAAGATCCCGGTGATCGGCGTCGCCTTCCAGTTCACCGGCCTGTCGCCCGACGAGATGGCCGGCCGCATCATCACGCCTTACGAGCGCGTGCTCACGACCACCGTCAACGACATCGAGCATATCGAGAGCACCTCGCTGCCGGGCATGGGGATCGAGAAGATCTATTTCCAGCCGGGCGTCGACATCCGCACCGCGACGGCGCAGGTCACCTCGATCTCGCAGACCGTGCTCAAGCAGATGCCGCCGGGCTCCACGCCGCCGCTGATCCTGAACTACAACGCCTCGACCGTGCCGATCCTGCAGCTCGCCTTCTCCGGCGACCACATGTCGGAGCAGCAGGTGCTCGACCTGGCGCAGAATTTCGTGCGGCCGGTGCTGTCGACGATCCCCGGCGCCGCGATCCCCTATTCCTATGGCGGCAAGGTGCGCCAGCTGCAGATCGACCTCGATTCGCAGGCCCTGCAGGCCAAGCAGCTTTCGGCGCAGGACGTGGAGAACGCCATCGCGGCGCAGAACCAGATCCTGCCAGCCGGCACGGTGAAGTTCGGCGCGACGCAGTACACCGTCAAGCTGAACGACGCGCCGGAGACGATCGAGGACCTCAACAACATCCCGATCAAGACGATGAACGGCGCGACGGTCTATATCCGCGACGTCGGGCATGTGCGCGACGGCAACCCGCCGCAGCAGAGCATCGTGCATGTCGACGGCGCGCGCGCCGTGCTGACCACCATCCTCAAGACCGGCTCGGCCTCGACCCTCGACATCGTGCAGGGCGTCAAGGACCTGCTGCCCAAGATCGCCGCGACGCTGCCGCCGGCTTTCAAGGTCAACCTGCTCAACGACCAGTCGGTGTTCGTGAAGGCCGCGATCTCCGGCGTGGTGCGCGAAGGCATCATCGCCGCCGCGCTGACCAGCCTGATGATCCTGCTCTTCCTCGGCAGCTGGCGCTCGACCGTGATCATCGCGATCTCGATCCCGCTGGCGATCCTCTGCGCCCTGGCGGGGCTGTGGTATTACGGCCAGACGCTCAACATCATGACGCTGGGCGGCCTGGCGCTGGCGGTCGGCATCCTGGTCGACGACGCGACGGTGACGATCGAGAACATCAACTGGCATCTCGAGCACGGCAAGGACGTCAAGACCGCGATCCTCGACGGCGCGCAGCAGATCGTGCAGCCCGCCTTCGTCTCGCTGCTCTGCATCTGCATCGTGTTCGTGCCGATGTTCGCGCTGAAAGGCGTCGCCGGATTCCTGTTCGTGCCGATGGCCGAGGCGGTGGTGTTCGCGATGATCGCGTCCTTCATCCTGTCGCGCACCCTGGTGCCGACCATGGCGATGTACTTGCTGCAGCCGCATAGCGACGCGGCGCATGCGGCGGCGCTCGGCAACAATGCGTTTTCCCGCTTCCAGCGCGGCTTCGAGACGCGGTTCGATCGCTTCCGCGAGGGCTACCGCAACCTGCTGGCGATGGCGCTGGCCAATGCCAGGATCTTCGTCATCGGCTTCCTCGGCTTCGTGCTGGTGTCGTTCGTGCTCTACC
The nucleotide sequence above comes from Rhizomicrobium sp.. Encoded proteins:
- a CDS encoding TetR/AcrR family transcriptional regulator; translated protein: MPSVRKVPKPHKRAADRIRESARDLFYRQGIRAVGVDEIVARAGVTKPSLYRSFPSKDELAADYLRHMGEEGIARFDATVAANPADPRGQLRVWLMELQQKAGKSDYRGCGTTNAAVEYPDRKHPARIVASDIKNRFRARLAALAAAMGAREPDRLGDALMLLFEGVYASGQLFGAGGPARVVLDAADALVASHLAER
- a CDS encoding efflux RND transporter permease subunit, giving the protein MTWIVRVALERPLTFIVMAILIVIVGPLAALSMPTDIFPDIKIPVIGVAFQFTGLSPDEMAGRIITPYERVLTTTVNDIEHIESTSLPGMGIEKIYFQPGVDIRTATAQVTSISQTVLKQMPPGSTPPLILNYNASTVPILQLAFSGDHMSEQQVLDLAQNFVRPVLSTIPGAAIPYSYGGKVRQLQIDLDSQALQAKQLSAQDVENAIAAQNQILPAGTVKFGATQYTVKLNDAPETIEDLNNIPIKTMNGATVYIRDVGHVRDGNPPQQSIVHVDGARAVLTTILKTGSASTLDIVQGVKDLLPKIAATLPPAFKVNLLNDQSVFVKAAISGVVREGIIAAALTSLMILLFLGSWRSTVIIAISIPLAILCALAGLWYYGQTLNIMTLGGLALAVGILVDDATVTIENINWHLEHGKDVKTAILDGAQQIVQPAFVSLLCICIVFVPMFALKGVAGFLFVPMAEAVVFAMIASFILSRTLVPTMAMYLLQPHSDAAHAAALGNNAFSRFQRGFETRFDRFREGYRNLLAMALANARIFVIGFLGFVLVSFVLYPFLGSNFFPSVDAGQITLHVRPPVGTRIEHAAAMFGDIEREIRRTIPPSELSSIVDNIGLPTSSINTVYNNSGLIGYQDGDIYVTLNGNHHATADYVRRLREKLPVQFPGTTFSFLPADIISQILNFGAPAPIDLQIAGPKLDKDSGYALMLLGKLRGIRGLADARMQQSFRNPQLRVDVDRSRMAQLGLTERDVTNSVVTSLAGSSQTAPTFWLNPQTGVSYPIVAQTPEYQVSSLAALQNVPVTGSSGGLQILGGLGKISREQSNAVVSHYNVQPTIDLYATTQDRDLGGVTSDVRALIAATAKDLPKGVTVNLRGQAVTMDAAFTGLSYGLLAAIVLIYLLIVVNFQSWLDPFVIVTALPAALAGILWMLFGTGTTLSVPALTGAIMCMGVATANSILVVSFARERLDATGDAALAAIEAGVTRFRPVLMTALAMVIGMAPMALGLGEGGEQNAPLGRAVIGGLVFATCATLIFVPVVFSIVHGRKAAKTSGDAHPSAPPAGDPAYA